The Candidatus Koribacter versatilis Ellin345 genome has a segment encoding these proteins:
- a CDS encoding YihY/virulence factor BrkB family protein — MSERAESKELAVLSPKSPAAHQVEPEAPAKDAPKPPRHRKLTLRGWKNVLRRSAVDIDNNHIMAFAGSLAYYFVLSLFPALIALAAVVSLLPMPDLFQNIMSVFGRVLPDESMKLVSKVVADVIRPHSGRLLSFGLIGSLWTASSGFSGMIESLNVAYGVPETRAWWKTRLLAIGLTLLVGGMLTVSILCMTVGPHFLEIFADKIGFGPMFLLTWKIVRWPIAFALVVLSIEAIYFLAPNVRQHFMHTLTGALIAVGAWVVLSLALGVYFGKFAHFNKTYGVLGAAIGLLTWLYWTSLAILVGGEVNSEIIQETGDGKLPLKQPPPDKVKPVPADAAQLAA, encoded by the coding sequence ATGTCGGAACGGGCCGAATCAAAAGAGCTCGCGGTTTTGAGTCCAAAGAGTCCAGCTGCTCACCAAGTCGAACCCGAAGCACCAGCAAAAGATGCGCCGAAACCTCCGCGGCACCGAAAGCTAACGCTGCGCGGGTGGAAGAACGTTCTTCGACGGAGCGCGGTCGACATCGATAACAACCACATTATGGCGTTCGCCGGATCGTTGGCGTACTACTTCGTGCTCTCGTTGTTTCCGGCGCTAATCGCGTTGGCTGCGGTTGTTTCGCTGCTACCGATGCCAGACTTGTTCCAGAACATCATGTCGGTGTTCGGGCGTGTGCTGCCAGACGAGAGTATGAAGTTGGTGTCGAAGGTGGTTGCCGACGTCATTCGTCCCCACAGCGGCCGCCTGCTCTCGTTCGGATTGATCGGCAGCCTTTGGACAGCGTCCAGCGGCTTCAGCGGAATGATTGAGTCTCTGAACGTCGCTTACGGCGTTCCAGAGACTCGAGCCTGGTGGAAGACACGCTTGTTGGCGATCGGCTTGACGCTCCTCGTCGGCGGCATGCTCACGGTCTCGATTCTCTGTATGACCGTTGGCCCACATTTTCTGGAAATCTTTGCGGACAAAATCGGATTCGGCCCGATGTTCCTGCTCACCTGGAAGATCGTCCGCTGGCCAATCGCGTTTGCACTCGTTGTACTGTCGATCGAAGCAATTTACTTCCTGGCGCCGAATGTGCGGCAACACTTCATGCATACCCTGACCGGCGCACTGATCGCGGTGGGGGCGTGGGTCGTGCTTTCGTTGGCGCTGGGTGTTTACTTTGGGAAGTTCGCGCACTTCAACAAGACCTACGGGGTGCTCGGCGCTGCCATCGGATTGCTGACCTGGCTCTACTGGACGTCGCTGGCGATCCTGGTCGGAGGGGAAGTGAATTCGGAGATCATCCAGGAAACAGGGGATGGCAAGCTGCCCCTCAAGCAGCCGCCGCCGGACAAGGTGAAGCCTGTGCCGGCAGATGCGGCGCAGTTGGCGGCCTAA
- the queF gene encoding preQ(1) synthase encodes MPKQPAYTAEHAAAGLDANFPEIEVWPNQFPNYEIEIDVPEFTSVCPKTGLPDFGTLWIRYMPNKSCLELKSLKEYLFTYRNLGIFQENIVNRVLNDVVKATKPVWAEVRGVFNARGGIGTTVVARYPRPKK; translated from the coding sequence ATGCCGAAACAACCTGCCTATACTGCGGAGCATGCTGCCGCGGGCTTAGACGCCAACTTCCCCGAGATCGAAGTCTGGCCGAACCAGTTTCCGAATTACGAGATCGAGATTGATGTGCCCGAGTTCACGTCGGTATGCCCCAAGACCGGACTTCCAGATTTCGGCACGCTCTGGATTCGCTATATGCCAAACAAGAGCTGCCTCGAGCTGAAGTCGCTCAAGGAGTATCTGTTCACGTATCGCAACCTCGGCATCTTCCAGGAAAACATTGTGAACCGCGTGCTCAACGACGTGGTGAAGGCAACAAAGCCGGTGTGGGCCGAAGTGCGCGGCGTGTTTAATGCGCGCGGCGGGATTGGGACGACAGTGGTGGCACGGTATCCGAGGCCGAAGAAGTAG
- a CDS encoding spinster family MFS transporter — protein MSSSITARSIVSPAAARVTLLILTLLNFFNYIDRSILFAVQPQVQAEFHCSDRQIGLLTSAFFFTYMCFAPFVGPLADRFTRKYIMAIGAIVWSVATLLTAVTHSYDVLLFRHAIVGIGEATFVTITPSFVSDLFPEEKRARIMAIFYMAIPVGTAIGYLVGGYLGHRHGWRMPFYVCAIPGMIMGLLLLLVPEPVRGSHDTIVATHERSSFLGLFRNGAFWTCSLGMAMMTFAVGGLQVWMPTFLNRMREIPLDAANFRFGLLTVVGGLAAAFAGGWLGDRMLKRSAGAYYLVSGIGMAVCLPFMIVAITAKGPIMYVAILLAEFFILLNTAPLNAALVNSVSANIRSTAVAVNLFTIHLLGDAFSPTIIGWISDKTNLQVGFIPTVVAVILSAVILFIGIRTAPKISIAGSTGAHA, from the coding sequence ATGTCCTCCAGCATCACAGCGCGTTCCATCGTAAGTCCTGCCGCCGCGCGCGTTACGCTGCTCATCCTCACGCTGCTCAACTTCTTTAACTACATCGATCGCTCAATCCTGTTCGCAGTGCAGCCGCAGGTGCAGGCGGAGTTCCATTGCAGTGACCGGCAGATCGGCTTGCTGACCTCCGCGTTTTTCTTCACCTACATGTGTTTTGCACCTTTCGTCGGTCCGTTGGCGGACCGGTTTACCCGCAAATACATCATGGCAATTGGGGCCATCGTGTGGAGCGTGGCCACGCTGCTCACAGCCGTGACGCATAGTTACGACGTGCTGCTCTTCCGCCATGCCATTGTCGGCATTGGCGAGGCGACATTCGTCACCATCACGCCGTCGTTTGTCTCCGACCTGTTTCCCGAAGAAAAGCGGGCGCGCATCATGGCCATCTTCTATATGGCCATTCCCGTGGGAACCGCGATTGGATACCTGGTGGGCGGATATCTCGGCCATCGCCACGGATGGCGAATGCCGTTCTACGTCTGCGCGATTCCCGGCATGATCATGGGTTTGCTGCTGCTGCTGGTGCCCGAGCCGGTGCGCGGATCCCACGACACCATCGTCGCGACCCACGAACGTTCGTCGTTCTTAGGACTCTTCCGCAATGGCGCGTTCTGGACTTGCTCGCTGGGCATGGCGATGATGACCTTCGCTGTCGGCGGGCTGCAGGTGTGGATGCCCACATTCCTCAACCGCATGCGCGAGATACCGCTCGACGCGGCCAATTTCCGGTTCGGACTGCTCACTGTGGTCGGCGGGCTGGCAGCGGCCTTCGCTGGCGGATGGCTTGGCGATCGTATGCTGAAGCGCAGCGCGGGCGCCTATTATCTCGTCTCCGGGATTGGTATGGCCGTGTGCCTGCCCTTCATGATCGTCGCGATTACGGCGAAGGGCCCGATTATGTACGTCGCAATCCTGTTGGCGGAGTTCTTCATCCTGCTCAATACTGCGCCATTGAATGCCGCGCTGGTGAACTCGGTCTCAGCGAACATCCGTTCGACGGCGGTAGCCGTGAACCTGTTCACCATCCATCTGCTCGGGGATGCGTTCTCGCCAACGATCATCGGCTGGATCTCCGACAAGACCAACCTTCAGGTCGGTTTCATCCCGACGGTCGTCGCGGTTATCCTTTCTGCTGTGATCCTCTTCATTGGTATTCGCACTGCTCCCAAGATCAGCATCGCGGGTTCGACTGGCGCCCACGCATGA
- a CDS encoding glycosyltransferase: MIWWHAHWEALVAFAIGLVWLSRLLAASRGMPKLAEISRPEWDLRPDPAPRVSIVVCALNEEGKIEPALRSLLELDYPDYEVVAVDDRSTDRTGEIMDRIAEEYRANAHHHLRVVHVTELPPGWLGKVHAMWSATRVADGDWILFTDADVVFQKETLRRAIAYAERERADHVVLFPTMLMYTWDERMMIAFFQAMFVFGHRPWKTADPKSRDHMGVGAFNLIRRSVYEKIGTYARMKMAVVDDMKLGEIVKKEGYAQRNVFGRDLIQLHWHSGALGVVRGLTKNFFAILRFNPFLTLGVILGMLLFNLTPFVGVFLTHGWARAGYALALASIAGIYYGMSDRSTIPWYYVVLHPVSTVLFAYTVGRSMVVTLAQDGITWRGTHYSLNELRKGVDV, encoded by the coding sequence ATGATTTGGTGGCACGCGCATTGGGAGGCGCTCGTCGCCTTCGCGATTGGCTTGGTATGGCTCTCGCGTCTGCTTGCCGCGTCGCGTGGCATGCCGAAGCTCGCAGAGATCTCTCGTCCAGAGTGGGACCTGCGGCCTGATCCCGCGCCGCGTGTGAGTATCGTGGTTTGCGCGCTGAACGAGGAAGGGAAGATTGAGCCGGCGCTACGCTCGCTGCTGGAACTGGATTATCCCGATTACGAAGTTGTGGCGGTGGACGACCGCTCGACGGATCGCACCGGCGAAATCATGGACCGCATCGCCGAGGAGTATCGCGCCAACGCGCATCATCACTTGCGCGTCGTTCACGTCACCGAGTTGCCGCCGGGCTGGCTCGGCAAGGTTCACGCTATGTGGAGTGCGACCCGCGTCGCGGATGGCGACTGGATCCTGTTTACCGATGCCGACGTGGTCTTTCAGAAGGAAACTCTACGCCGCGCGATCGCTTACGCAGAACGCGAGCGCGCCGATCATGTCGTCCTGTTTCCGACGATGCTGATGTACACTTGGGACGAGCGCATGATGATCGCATTCTTCCAGGCGATGTTCGTGTTTGGGCATCGTCCATGGAAGACCGCCGACCCGAAGTCGCGCGACCACATGGGCGTCGGCGCGTTTAACCTCATCCGCCGCAGCGTCTACGAGAAGATCGGTACCTACGCGCGGATGAAGATGGCCGTGGTGGACGACATGAAGCTCGGCGAGATCGTAAAGAAGGAAGGTTACGCGCAACGCAACGTCTTCGGCCGCGACCTCATTCAGTTACATTGGCATTCCGGAGCGCTCGGAGTCGTGCGCGGGCTAACCAAGAACTTCTTCGCCATCCTGCGCTTCAATCCTTTCCTTACGCTTGGCGTGATCCTCGGCATGCTGCTCTTCAATCTCACGCCGTTTGTCGGGGTCTTCCTGACGCACGGATGGGCGCGCGCGGGGTACGCGCTGGCCTTGGCTTCGATTGCCGGCATTTACTACGGAATGTCGGACCGCTCCACGATTCCGTGGTATTACGTGGTGCTGCATCCAGTCAGCACGGTGCTCTTCGCGTACACCGTGGGGAGATCGATGGTGGTCACGCTGGCGCAGGATGGGATTACATGGCGCGGAACGCATTACTCGCTCAACGAGCTGCGGAAGGGCGTAGACGTTTAG
- a CDS encoding nucleic acid-binding protein: MLTRALLCVALCFGSAICLRADCYPIDKAPEHIGEIVCIRGRVLKVTASASGTHYLNFCENYQLCPFTVVVFPSKLEDIGDVRTLAEQEIEIDGLIKLYQGRPEIVLSEASQIHGEIAWHIPPLPKNYDVARHGNFSAGSFHGKKAKRSKTKRTLQDQADPMNDDSVPE; the protein is encoded by the coding sequence ATGCTGACCCGGGCCCTGTTGTGCGTGGCGCTGTGCTTCGGCAGCGCCATTTGCCTGCGCGCCGACTGCTATCCCATTGATAAAGCTCCCGAACACATTGGCGAAATCGTGTGCATTCGCGGACGTGTGCTGAAGGTGACCGCCAGCGCCAGCGGCACCCATTACCTGAACTTCTGTGAGAACTACCAACTCTGTCCGTTTACCGTTGTGGTCTTCCCTTCCAAGCTTGAGGACATCGGCGACGTCCGCACCCTTGCCGAGCAGGAGATCGAAATCGACGGTCTGATCAAGCTCTACCAGGGGCGTCCGGAGATTGTGCTGAGCGAGGCTTCGCAAATCCACGGCGAAATCGCCTGGCACATCCCGCCGCTGCCGAAGAATTACGACGTTGCGCGCCACGGCAACTTCAGCGCCGGCAGCTTCCATGGGAAGAAGGCCAAGCGTTCCAAAACGAAACGCACGCTGCAGGACCAGGCGGATCCCATGAACGACGACTCGGTACCGGAATAG
- a CDS encoding carboxymuconolactone decarboxylase family protein: MAEKHGWSKEQIADLANFRNRTDFTDAEKAALELAERETQRPHEVDDAFWAELRRYYDEGQIIELAAAIGLFNYFNRFNDVLKMEPTK; encoded by the coding sequence TTGGCAGAAAAGCACGGCTGGTCGAAGGAACAAATCGCCGACCTCGCAAACTTCCGCAATCGCACTGACTTTACGGATGCCGAGAAAGCAGCCCTCGAATTGGCCGAACGCGAAACACAGCGCCCCCACGAGGTGGACGACGCCTTCTGGGCCGAATTGCGCCGCTACTATGACGAAGGCCAGATCATCGAGCTCGCGGCGGCGATCGGGCTCTTCAACTACTTCAACCGCTTTAACGATGTGCTGAAGATGGAACCTACGAAATAA
- a CDS encoding carboxymuconolactone decarboxylase family protein, with protein sequence MRIRRLDKSEVDAPTGEIYDHFMKVRGNVPNMFRTVAHRPEILRTMIAHFRAVMETGTIGPKLKELVIVRTSQLNHCEY encoded by the coding sequence ATGAGAATTCGACGTCTCGACAAATCGGAAGTCGACGCGCCCACCGGCGAGATCTACGACCACTTTATGAAGGTCCGCGGGAACGTGCCGAACATGTTTCGGACGGTCGCGCATCGGCCCGAGATCCTCAGGACTATGATCGCGCATTTCCGGGCGGTTATGGAGACCGGCACCATCGGCCCAAAGCTGAAAGAGTTGGTCATCGTTCGCACCTCGCAGCTCAATCATTGCGAGTATTGA
- a CDS encoding DUF190 domain-containing protein, which translates to MTQTMAVQVTLYLNESDRWHSRPLYLELLNYLRSENVYGAAVFHAVAGFTGRSRVKTASLVDAGGNLPLVLTFVDLDEHVQRVLPKLKEMAAHRLIVRENVVVEQGSLD; encoded by the coding sequence ATGACCCAAACTATGGCCGTCCAAGTCACCCTGTATCTGAATGAATCCGACCGCTGGCACAGTCGTCCGTTGTATTTGGAGTTGCTGAATTATCTGCGCTCGGAAAACGTGTACGGCGCCGCCGTGTTTCACGCCGTCGCAGGCTTTACCGGCCGCAGCCGCGTAAAAACCGCGAGCCTGGTGGATGCCGGCGGCAATCTCCCGCTGGTGCTCACCTTCGTTGACCTCGACGAGCACGTCCAACGGGTGCTCCCGAAGCTAAAAGAGATGGCCGCTCACAGGCTCATCGTGCGCGAGAACGTGGTGGTGGAGCAGGGAAGTTTGGATTAA
- a CDS encoding amidohydrolase family protein, translating into MHLSSADLCARLGDCPDCECLKSDQPPAVLAADAIKALDDAHVSKGVILSGAYLYARPSVHLSAGETAKKVRLENEFTAAEVAKYPKRLVGFFSVNPLQDSAVEEVRYWGAKSQFAGLKLHFNASAVNVRNAEDRKKVSRILAEAAKKGLPMVIHVGGGNFNASDAELFITEILPSAGDSWVQIAHAGGGMPSRNGNNLAVLRTFGDHIVRNDPRTRRILFDLSFVPAPDDSPQGFAQEIRRIGFKHFVFGSDFSVQMPSDAIVNLKRLGLSAEEMQTLSQNCAPWAC; encoded by the coding sequence ATGCATTTATCGTCAGCCGATCTGTGCGCGCGCCTTGGTGATTGTCCTGATTGCGAGTGTCTCAAATCCGATCAGCCCCCAGCGGTGCTTGCCGCCGACGCGATAAAAGCTCTCGATGACGCACATGTCTCGAAGGGCGTGATCTTGTCGGGCGCCTATTTGTATGCGAGGCCGTCGGTCCATCTTTCCGCAGGCGAGACAGCCAAGAAGGTTCGTTTGGAAAATGAGTTCACGGCCGCCGAAGTGGCAAAGTATCCCAAGCGACTGGTTGGGTTTTTCTCCGTGAATCCGTTGCAGGATTCAGCCGTCGAGGAAGTCCGCTATTGGGGTGCGAAGTCGCAGTTCGCCGGACTTAAGCTGCACTTCAACGCGTCCGCGGTGAACGTCAGGAACGCGGAGGACCGAAAGAAAGTAAGCCGCATCCTGGCAGAAGCAGCGAAAAAAGGCCTACCGATGGTGATTCACGTGGGAGGCGGAAACTTCAACGCATCCGACGCAGAGTTGTTCATCACCGAGATTCTCCCCAGTGCCGGCGATTCATGGGTACAGATCGCGCACGCCGGTGGAGGTATGCCGAGCCGCAATGGGAATAATCTCGCGGTCCTGCGCACCTTTGGAGACCACATCGTGAGGAACGACCCGCGGACGCGAAGGATACTTTTTGATTTGTCATTTGTTCCGGCGCCAGATGACAGCCCACAGGGATTCGCTCAGGAGATCCGGAGGATCGGGTTTAAACATTTTGTGTTCGGATCGGATTTCAGTGTCCAGATGCCGAGCGACGCGATCGTGAATTTGAAGCGGCTAGGACTGTCAGCGGAAGAGATGCAGACTTTGAGTCAGAATTGTGCGCCATGGGCGTGCTGA
- a CDS encoding TlpA family protein disulfide reductase, whose amino-acid sequence MAIAIWILSAAAIAADSQPKPAPDFNLTDSEGKPVHLAELKGKVVLLNFWATWCHGCKTEMPWFVELQKKYGPKGLVIVGAAMDDDGWKSVKPYLSEHPLNYPVVLGDATLSEHYHVGPMPQSVLIARNGTISASYAGVVDLPVCEQKIERLLKSGS is encoded by the coding sequence ATGGCAATTGCAATCTGGATTCTGTCGGCGGCGGCAATTGCCGCCGACAGCCAGCCCAAGCCAGCTCCAGATTTCAACCTCACCGACTCCGAAGGCAAGCCTGTGCACCTCGCCGAGTTGAAGGGCAAAGTCGTGCTGCTGAACTTCTGGGCGACGTGGTGCCACGGTTGCAAAACGGAGATGCCGTGGTTTGTCGAGTTACAGAAGAAGTACGGACCGAAGGGGTTGGTCATCGTCGGCGCGGCGATGGATGACGACGGGTGGAAATCGGTGAAGCCGTACCTGTCGGAGCATCCGCTGAACTATCCGGTTGTGTTGGGCGATGCGACGCTATCGGAGCACTATCATGTGGGGCCGATGCCGCAGAGCGTGCTGATCGCGCGCAATGGAACGATCTCGGCAAGTTATGCTGGCGTGGTGGATCTTCCGGTCTGCGAGCAGAAGATCGAACGACTGCTGAAGAGCGGTTCGTAA
- a CDS encoding DNA-binding protein, giving the protein MEHVTTVGRVLCLHAAAKRLNVPERTLRFRASRGRIPGAFKQGKLWKFALNALVPRTPQFSQAVGGQ; this is encoded by the coding sequence ATGGAACATGTAACGACTGTAGGGCGCGTACTTTGCCTGCATGCAGCCGCCAAGCGGTTGAACGTCCCCGAGCGCACCTTGCGCTTCCGCGCCAGCCGTGGACGCATACCGGGAGCCTTTAAGCAAGGCAAGCTGTGGAAGTTTGCCCTCAACGCACTCGTGCCGCGAACTCCGCAGTTTTCGCAGGCAGTGGGTGGGCAATGA
- the nuoI gene encoding NADH-quinone oxidoreductase subunit NuoI, translated as MGYLRNIGAIAKGMGITFSEMFKPTTVENYPDGPGVLRGAVFQERFRGMHVLQRDENGLEKCVACFLCAAACPSNCIYIEAAENTETNRVSGAERYAKVYNIDYNRCIFCGYCVEACPTDAITHGHGFELATFNASNLVYRKEQLLSGKPAHIGANEIFASDSREQQRLDQKAAK; from the coding sequence ATGGGTTACCTGCGAAATATTGGCGCAATCGCGAAAGGCATGGGCATCACGTTCTCCGAGATGTTCAAGCCCACCACTGTCGAAAATTATCCCGACGGCCCCGGTGTTCTGCGCGGCGCGGTCTTCCAGGAGCGCTTCCGCGGCATGCACGTGCTCCAGCGCGACGAGAACGGCCTCGAAAAGTGCGTGGCCTGTTTCCTGTGCGCCGCCGCCTGCCCATCGAACTGCATTTACATCGAAGCCGCCGAGAACACCGAAACCAACCGCGTGAGCGGCGCCGAGCGCTACGCCAAGGTCTACAACATCGACTACAACCGCTGCATCTTCTGCGGCTATTGCGTCGAGGCCTGCCCCACCGACGCCATTACCCACGGCCACGGTTTCGAGCTCGCCACCTTTAACGCCAGCAACCTGGTCTATCGCAAAGAACAATTGCTCTCTGGGAAACCGGCACACATCGGCGCCAACGAGATTTTCGCCAGCGATTCCCGGGAACAGCAGCGCCTGGACCAGAAAGCAGCGAAATAA
- a CDS encoding homocysteine S-methyltransferase family protein: MKRPDQHPIERILEDRIAIIDGAMGTTIRTYGMAEADIRGERFKDSSKGLLNNGDLFSLTQPQMIGDIHRRFLEAGADIIETNTFGATSIVQSEFFVDDPREHGGRKDADFYQKIIDDQFLGDLAWEINETSAQQCREWADRVANATSRPRFVAGALGPLTVSLSNSPDADDPGFRVVTFDQVKIAYIQQVRALIAGGVDFLLVETIFDSLNAKAALVAIREVFDQDGKNIPVMISAAVGRGGETMISGQTVEAFWNAVSHVKPLSVGLNCSLGPDLMYPFLEDLSAKADVAISCYPNAGLPNPLAATGFDFGPPDMARYLREFAEAGLINIAGGCCGNTPEHIAAIAKALEGLPPRKIQPVGETQLAR, translated from the coding sequence ATGAAAAGACCTGACCAACATCCGATCGAGCGGATCCTCGAAGATCGCATCGCGATCATTGACGGCGCCATGGGTACGACCATCCGCACGTATGGCATGGCCGAGGCCGATATTCGCGGAGAACGCTTCAAGGATTCCAGCAAGGGCTTGCTGAACAACGGTGACCTGTTCTCGCTCACCCAGCCCCAGATGATCGGCGACATTCATCGCCGTTTCCTCGAGGCGGGTGCCGACATCATCGAGACCAATACCTTCGGCGCCACCAGCATAGTTCAAAGCGAGTTCTTCGTGGACGATCCGCGCGAGCACGGGGGCCGCAAGGATGCCGACTTCTACCAGAAGATCATCGACGATCAATTCCTCGGCGACCTCGCTTGGGAGATCAACGAGACGTCGGCGCAGCAATGCCGCGAATGGGCAGACCGCGTCGCGAATGCGACCTCGCGCCCGCGCTTCGTGGCCGGAGCTCTCGGTCCGTTGACTGTGTCGCTCTCCAACTCGCCCGATGCCGACGATCCGGGTTTCCGCGTCGTCACCTTCGATCAGGTGAAGATCGCTTACATTCAGCAAGTGCGGGCACTGATTGCCGGAGGCGTGGACTTCCTTCTCGTCGAGACGATCTTTGATTCTTTAAACGCGAAGGCCGCGCTGGTTGCCATCCGCGAGGTCTTTGATCAGGACGGCAAAAATATCCCCGTCATGATTTCCGCAGCTGTGGGTCGGGGCGGCGAGACCATGATCTCCGGGCAGACCGTCGAAGCCTTCTGGAACGCGGTCAGCCACGTGAAGCCGCTGTCTGTCGGCCTCAACTGCTCGTTGGGCCCCGACTTGATGTATCCGTTCCTCGAAGACCTTTCCGCGAAAGCGGATGTGGCGATCTCCTGCTATCCCAACGCGGGCTTGCCGAATCCTTTGGCCGCAACCGGCTTCGATTTCGGACCGCCCGACATGGCGCGTTATCTCCGCGAGTTCGCGGAGGCCGGGTTAATCAACATCGCCGGCGGTTGCTGCGGCAACACGCCGGAACACATCGCGGCGATCGCCAAGGCGCTCGAAGGCCTGCCGCCACGCAAGATTCAGCCGGTAGGGGAGACGCAGCTTGCCCGATAG